The nucleotide window GCCGCGAAACTGTTCAAAGCGCTGTCCGACCCGGTCCGGATCCGGCTCGTGTCCCTGATCCGGCGCTCCCCCGGCGGCGAAGCGTGCTTCTGCGACCTCGCCGAGGACTTCGCCATGCCTCAGCCGTCGCTGAGCCACCACCTGCGGGTCCTCGTCACCGCCGGCATCCTCACGCGCGAGCGCCGCGGCACCTGGAGCTGGTACCGCCTGGTCCCTGAGCCTCTCGAATCCCTCGGCTCTCTGCTTCGCGAAGGCGGCCCGCTCGCGGACCGGCCCGCGCCGTTACCGGACGAAGAGCGGAGCAAGCACCGCTGAGGCGAGCTCGCGCGCCTGCAGGTCTCACGCCCAAAATAGGTGAACGGAGCCCACAGGGTCGCCGGCGCACCGTGCTCACGTGCTTGCTCGATCGCCGAGCACCGGCCACAGTGCAGCCACGACCGCCGTTGAAGACGAACGTCACCGATCACCGCATGATCGCGGTGAGCACGTCGACTCCCATCGGCAGCAGGCGCTGGAGGTTCAGGCGGTGCTGGATCATCCGTCCGTCCCGGCGGGACACCAGCAGGCCCGCCTCGCGCAGGCGGCCGAGGTGGCGGGACACCTGCGGCACCGTCATACCGGTCCGGGCCGCGAGGTCGGAGGTCGTGATCGGCTCGTTGACCAGGTGGCGGCACAGCGACAGCCGGGCCGGGTCGGCGAGGATCGCCAGGCGCAGGCGAACCTGTGCCAGGGTGTCGCGGGCGCCGTCGCCCGCCACCGGGAAGTGCACGACCACCGGGTACTCCGGGTCGACCTTGACGATCAGGTGCGGCCGGGCGTGCACGGAGGGCACCAGCAGGCAGCGGCGACCGCGCAGGTCGGCGCGCAGCGACTGCAGCTTGTCGAACACCACCGACGCCGGATCGTGCCGGACCGACGCGTTCGGGCTCAGTGACGCCAGCACCTCGGCCACCGGCAGCGCACCCGCCCGGGCCCGCACCGCCGTGCACTCGGCTTCCAGCCGATGCGACACCCGCGCCCACTCGTCGGCGAAGAACTCCCCGGCGCAGGCGCGCAGCACGTCCAGCAGGTCCGCGCGGAAGGCCTCCGGATCGGCCACGAGGTGCCGGGCCAGCTCTCCACGGCCGAACGACCGCCGCTCACACGAGACGACATAGGCGTCCCTCGCCGCCGCGTCGGTCAGCAGGTCCCCGAGTTCGACCAGGCCGCCGTGGATCGCCTCCGCCGCGGTCGCGGCGAATCGACCGAGCGGCAAGGCTTCGATCCGCTGCAGCTCCGCCTCGAAGGTCTGGCCGAGCGGCAGCTCGAAGGGCAGCAACAGCCGGCAGCGGCGCCGGGCCCACAGGGGCGCGTAGGTCTTCAACCGGCCCTGCAGGTCCGCCGAGGTATCGGCGCGGATCCGGGTGAGCCACGGCCGGACCTCGAAGTGGTGTTCCGGCTCGGCGATCGAATGCAGGCACGCGAGCAGTTCGGCCAGCGGCGACACCCCCGTGACGAGGTCGGCCGCCCGCGCTCCCTGAACGGTCAGCACCACGGACATGACCGCAGCTTAGGACGGATGCTTACCGCGGTCGCGGTAAGCATCCGCGGCGCGGGCGGGAATCGGACCTAGCCTTCCGGGATCGCGACACGAGAGGCCAGGTCATGGACGACTTCCTCCGCACCTTCTTCGATCTCCGCGAGATCCTGGACGTGCTGCCCGCGCTGCTCACCGAGGGGCTGCGCAACACCTTGCTGATCGCCGCACTGGCGATCGTCTCCGGCGTCGTCGGCGGCGTGCTGCTGGCCATGCTCCTGCTGTCCCGGCGACGGCTGGTCCGGCTGCCCGCCCGGATCTACGTCGACGTCTTCCGCGGGCTGCCGGCGATCGTCACCGTCAGCCTGGTCGGCGTCGGCCTGCCCGCGGCGGGCCTGCGCCCGTTCGGCCGCGAACCGCTCGGCTACGCCGTGTTCGCCATCGCGCTGATCTCCGCCGCGTACTCGGCCGAGATCTTCCGCTCCGGCATCCAGGCG belongs to Amycolatopsis tolypomycina and includes:
- a CDS encoding DUF5937 family protein; this translates as MSVVLTVQGARAADLVTGVSPLAELLACLHSIAEPEHHFEVRPWLTRIRADTSADLQGRLKTYAPLWARRRCRLLLPFELPLGQTFEAELQRIEALPLGRFAATAAEAIHGGLVELGDLLTDAAARDAYVVSCERRSFGRGELARHLVADPEAFRADLLDVLRACAGEFFADEWARVSHRLEAECTAVRARAGALPVAEVLASLSPNASVRHDPASVVFDKLQSLRADLRGRRCLLVPSVHARPHLIVKVDPEYPVVVHFPVAGDGARDTLAQVRLRLAILADPARLSLCRHLVNEPITTSDLAARTGMTVPQVSRHLGRLREAGLLVSRRDGRMIQHRLNLQRLLPMGVDVLTAIMR
- a CDS encoding ArsR/SmtB family transcription factor gives rise to the protein MATHSGHVRSKPVAVALLPAGPAAVVTDTEAETAAKLFKALSDPVRIRLVSLIRRSPGGEACFCDLAEDFAMPQPSLSHHLRVLVTAGILTRERRGTWSWYRLVPEPLESLGSLLREGGPLADRPAPLPDEERSKHR